The sequence GGCGCAAAAAGCCTCGCCCTCACCCTGCACCACCACGCAGCGTAGGTCAGGGCGCCGGGACAGCTCGGTGAACACCGTCTTCAGCTGCACCCACATGCCGCGCGACATGGCGTTGAGTTTTCCGTCGTGCTGCACGGTGACGCGGTAAATGCCTGCATGCGCGGGCTGCGCGCTCCAGGGCTGCAGCGTGATGTGTCCAGTCATGGGAGATATCCAGAAAGATCGAACGGCCACCGAGGTGGCCCAAGTGACACCGCAAGAAGATGCTTCACGGCCGCGCAGCAGCGCCGGTCTGGCGCACGATGCCGGCCCAGTGCTTCATTTCCTCTTGCAAGAAACGGGCGAAGTCCGCCCCGTACAAACCGGGCCAGCGCGTGCCCACGGCCTGCCAAGCCTGACGCACCGCAGGCGCCTGGGACATGGAGCGAAACACCTCGATCAGCTGGGCCTGCACGGCCTGGGGCGTGGCCTTGGGCGCGAAGATGCCATACCAGGCCAGGGTCTGAAAATCCGTCAGCCCCAGCTCGCGTGCGGTGGGCACATCGGGCAGCAACGGCGAACGCTCGGCGCTGGTGACAAAGGCCGCACGCAGCCGGTCGGCCTGCAGATGCGGCAGGGCCGAACCCAGGCCATCGATCATCAGCTCCGCATTGCCCTGGATCACATCCAGCATGGCCGGCCCGGACCCCTTGTAGGGCACATGCTCCAGCAAGGCTCCGGTTTCATGCTTGAACCATTCCCCCACCACATGGTTGGATGAGCCCACGCCCGCCGACGCATAGCGGTAACGCTGGGGCCTGCGCCGCAGCTCGGCCAGCAGCTCGGGCCAGCTGCGGGTGTTCAGACGGCGCGGATTGACCAGCAACACCAGCGGCATTTCGGCCACCAGGGCCAGGGGCGCAAAGTCCTCGTACAAATCCACATCCAGCTGCAGCAGCAAGGCACGGGAGACCAGCATGCTGGAGCCCCCCATCAGCAGATGCAGGCCATCGGCCGGTGCCTTGGCCACATAGCCCGCCCCCGCCGTGCCGCCCGCACCACCGCGGTATTCCAGGCGCATGGCCTGGGATGTTTCCTTGCGGAACTGGCGCACCAGCGTCTTGGCCAACAAGGCCGAATTGCCCCCGGCCGGAAAGGGCACGGTCAGCTCCAGCTCACCCGGCGGAATGCGGCCGGCAGCCGCTGGCCTCTGCACCCAGGCAGGCAGGGCCATACCCAGACCGGCAGCCCCCAGCAGCGCACCCATCTGCCTACGCTGCATCGGTGCTCCCAAATGCCCCGTCGGCACAGCGCGCAGGCACCCACAGGGTTGCCTGCAGTGCCGCAAGCACCTGCTTGCAACCCCGCCGTCTAAAACCGGCGCGCCTCCATGCGAAAGACACCGCGCAAGGGCCGCCCCGCCGCGCTGGTGTCGTCCCCCTGGGGGGAAGGCGCCACAGGCGACTCAGGGGGGAGCTCATTTCATCTTGCACAACGCCTCCATCTCACCCGAGAGCGGCAGCTTGCCCTCGGCCAGCATCGCGCGGTGCTTGTCCAGACGCTTCAAGTCATAGAGGTAGTTGACCATCAAGCCAAAGGACTGCTTCAGCCCCTTGTTCGAGGGGTCGCCCCCCCAGTTCAGCCGCTCCACGCGGGCGCCATTGCCCAGGTGAAAACGCGCCACGGGGTCTAGCGGGCGGCCTTCTTTCAGCTCCCGCCCCAGGTATTGGGCGGCACACCAGCTCAGGGCCTTGCGCAGCACGGCGTCTTCCTTCCATTCCAGGGCGCCGTCGGCAGCGGCCACCAGATCGGCCACCTTGACGGGGGCCTGTGTCTTCAAGGCCTTGGCCACTTCCTGGTGGCGTTTCTCGTCCCATTGCGAAAGCAGCTTGTCGCCCTGCTTGTTCAGCCAGCCACGCAGGCCCGGGATGGGCGAGAGGGTGGCGAAATGCTTGAGCTTGGGGAACTCCTGCAGCAAGGTTTCCACCACATGCTTGATCAGCGAATTGCCAAAACTCACACCCCGCAACCCGGTCTGGGTGTTGCTGATGGAGTAGAAAATGGCCGTGGTGGCCTTGGCCAGGTCTTCGGGTGCGGCATGCTCGTCCAGCAGCGGCGTGATGCCGGCGGCCATATGGTCGAGCAGTGCCACCTCCACAAAAATCAGCGGCTCGTTGGGCAATCGGGGATGGAAGAAGCCATAGCAGCGGCGATCGCAGTCCAGGCGGTTCTTCAGATCGGCCCAGCTGCGGATGTCGTGCACGGCCTCGTACTGGATCAGCTTTTCCAGCAGCGAGGCCGGGGAGTCCCAACTCAGCCGGCGCAGCTCCAGAAACGCCATATCAAACCAGGTGGCAAACAGCGACTCCAGCTCGGCATCCAGCACCACAAAGCGCTTGTCGGCCTTGGGCAGGGCCAGCAGTTCGGCACGCAGGTCGACCAGAAAACGCATGCCCCCTTCGGGCACGGAAAAACGCTGCAGCAGCCGGGTGCGCTCCGACACCAGCGCACGGCGCAATGCGATCTCGGCCTGCGCCTGCTCACCCGGCGACTCGGCCTTCTCACATTGCGCAAGGGCAGCATCCAGGCGCTGGGCATCCGGGCCAAACAGCTCGCACAGCAGCTGCCACAGGTCCTGGCGCTGTGCTGCGGTGGCCGTGGCATACCAGACCATCACTTCCTTGGCATGGCGCGCGCCCTCCACCTCGCTGACCCGCTCGTTGGCGGCGGCACGCAAGTCCTCCAGCAATTTGCGCAGCACATGTGGGGGATTGGCTTCGGCGCCACGGCGCAGCGTGGACTTCAGTCGCTGCGCCAGCGGGCGTATCGCCTTGCTCGCTTCCTCTGCAGGGCTGGCCTGTTGGGAGTTACGCAGCAGGGACATGCTGCGGGCAAACCATTCGGAAGCAACGTTCATGAAGAGGATCCTGCAATCAGGGTCGGCCACCATGCGGGCCGAACCACCCGAAAAAAAGAGGCTGCAGCAGCGCTGCGGCCACTATGGCAAAGATAGCATCTTATGCAGACCGCAAGCCCTTCGCAGGCCTCACTCGCCGAAAATCTGTCGCCAATCTGTCACAGTGACTGCGGCAGCGGCTGGCTGCGTTGCGACCACAGCCACAGCGCCGCACCCCCAGCCACCATGGGCACGCAAAGCCACTGGCCCATGCTCATGCCCAGCGACAGCAGGCCCAGATAGTCATCGGGCTCACGGAAGTACTCGGCCACAAAGCGCAGCAGGCCATAACCCATCAAAAACACCGCAGCCACCTGGCCCTGGCGATGCTCCTTGCGGGCATACAGCCACAGCAGCACGAACAGCAGCAAGCCCTCTAGCAAAAACTGGTAGATCTGCGAAGGATGGCGCGGCTGCAGCGAGCCGCTTTGCGGGAACACCATGGCCCAGGGCAGCTCGGGGCTGGCAAAACGACCCCACAGCTCGCCATTGATGAAGTTGCCGACACGCCCGGCCGCCAGGCCCGTGGGCACACAGGGCGCCACAAAGTCGGCCACCTGCAGCCAGTGGCGCTTGCGCGAATGGGCGAACCACAGCATGGTGGCCACAACCCCCAGCAGGCCGCCGTGAAAGCTCATGCCGCCTTCCCACACATAAAAAATCTGCAGCGGGTTGGCCAGATAAAAACCGGGCTTGTAGAACAGGCAGTAACCCAGGCGCCCGCCCACGATCACCCCCAGCACGCCCAAGAACAAGATGTCTTCCACATCCTTGCGCGTCCAGGCCGTCACCACCGCCATGCGGCTGAAAGGCGGGTGGCGCAGGCGGCGCGTGCCCAGCCACAGAAACAGGCCAAAAGCAGCCAGGTAAGTCAGGCCATACCAGTGGATGGCCAGCGACCCCACTTGCAGGGCCACGGGATTGATCTGGGGATACATCAGCATGGCGTTCATTGTGCCGCAGGCCTGGCTGGCACCCCGGTCAGATGCCCTCTTCTTTTGCGCCCCATTCCCCACAAAATGGCAGAAAAGGTGGGGACAATGTCCTTGCTGCCACCGCCCTTGCGCCGCACACTGGCGCCATGCCAGCCGCACCCACCACTGCCGCCACCACCCCATCCGCACCGGCCCGCTCGCGCCAGCGGCGCGGCGCAGCACCCGGCGCCCGCCCCAGCAGCGGGCAGCACCAGGTGGTGTGCCTGCTCTACCCCGGGGTGATGAGCCTGGATGTCACCGGCCCCATGCAGGTGTTTGCCACGGCCAACGACGAGCGCGGTCGCCACGGCCTGCCGCCCTTCTACCAGCTGGTATTTGCGGCCGAGGCTGCCGGCCCTGTGCGCAGCAGCGCCGGCCTGGGGCTGCACGCCGAGCAGGCCTGGAATGCCGTGGTGCTGCACCCCGCCACCACCGTGCTGGTGCCTGGAGGCGATGGAGCCGACGCCGCCGCCGCCCACCTGGGACTGCGGCACTGGCTGACCCAGGCCGCCCCCCAGGTGCAGCGCATGGGCTCGGTCTGCTCCGGTGCCCTGGTGCTGGCCCAGGCCGGCCTGCTCGATGGCGTGCATGCCACCACCCACTGGCTGCGGCTGAAACAGCTGCAGCGCTGCTGCCCGGACAGCCCTATCGATGGTGACTGCCTGCACACCTATGACGCCCACCACCCCGTGCAGTCGCGGCGCTTTACCTCGGCAGGCGTGACTGCGGGCATAGACCTGGCCCTGGCCTTGGTGGAGGCTGATCTGGGCCGTCCCCTGGCCCTGTCCGTGGCCCGCCATCTGGTGATGTTTATGCGCCGCCCCGGTGGCCAGGCCCAGTTCAGCCCCCTGCTCTCGCCCGAGACCACGCAGGCTCCGCGCCTGGCGCAGTTGCTGGAATGGATTCCCGGCCAGTTGGCCGATGACCTGGGGGTGGAGCGCCTGGCCGCCCAGGCCTGCCTCCCCCCACGCACCCTGGCCCGGGTCTTTCAGCGCGAGCTGGGCACCACGCCGGCCCGCTATGTGGAACGCGTGCGCCTGGCCGCCGCCAGCCAATTGCTCAGCCAGCGACAGGCCTCGGTCAGCACCGTGGCGCGCCTGTGCGGCTTTGGCCACGCCGAAACCCTGAGACGCAGCTTTCAGCGCCATCTGGCCATCAGCCCCCAGGCCTTTGCCCAGCGCTTTGGCACCGGATAGCCACAACGATTTTTCTGACCTCTGATTAGCAACTGCCCGC comes from Comamonas sp. GB3 AK4-5 and encodes:
- a CDS encoding Bug family tripartite tricarboxylate transporter substrate binding protein yields the protein MQRRQMGALLGAAGLGMALPAWVQRPAAAGRIPPGELELTVPFPAGGNSALLAKTLVRQFRKETSQAMRLEYRGGAGGTAGAGYVAKAPADGLHLLMGGSSMLVSRALLLQLDVDLYEDFAPLALVAEMPLVLLVNPRRLNTRSWPELLAELRRRPQRYRYASAGVGSSNHVVGEWFKHETGALLEHVPYKGSGPAMLDVIQGNAELMIDGLGSALPHLQADRLRAAFVTSAERSPLLPDVPTARELGLTDFQTLAWYGIFAPKATPQAVQAQLIEVFRSMSQAPAVRQAWQAVGTRWPGLYGADFARFLQEEMKHWAGIVRQTGAAARP
- the lgt gene encoding prolipoprotein diacylglyceryl transferase — translated: MLMYPQINPVALQVGSLAIHWYGLTYLAAFGLFLWLGTRRLRHPPFSRMAVVTAWTRKDVEDILFLGVLGVIVGGRLGYCLFYKPGFYLANPLQIFYVWEGGMSFHGGLLGVVATMLWFAHSRKRHWLQVADFVAPCVPTGLAAGRVGNFINGELWGRFASPELPWAMVFPQSGSLQPRHPSQIYQFLLEGLLLFVLLWLYARKEHRQGQVAAVFLMGYGLLRFVAEYFREPDDYLGLLSLGMSMGQWLCVPMVAGGAALWLWSQRSQPLPQSL
- a CDS encoding malonyl-CoA decarboxylase; this encodes MNVASEWFARSMSLLRNSQQASPAEEASKAIRPLAQRLKSTLRRGAEANPPHVLRKLLEDLRAAANERVSEVEGARHAKEVMVWYATATAAQRQDLWQLLCELFGPDAQRLDAALAQCEKAESPGEQAQAEIALRRALVSERTRLLQRFSVPEGGMRFLVDLRAELLALPKADKRFVVLDAELESLFATWFDMAFLELRRLSWDSPASLLEKLIQYEAVHDIRSWADLKNRLDCDRRCYGFFHPRLPNEPLIFVEVALLDHMAAGITPLLDEHAAPEDLAKATTAIFYSISNTQTGLRGVSFGNSLIKHVVETLLQEFPKLKHFATLSPIPGLRGWLNKQGDKLLSQWDEKRHQEVAKALKTQAPVKVADLVAAADGALEWKEDAVLRKALSWCAAQYLGRELKEGRPLDPVARFHLGNGARVERLNWGGDPSNKGLKQSFGLMVNYLYDLKRLDKHRAMLAEGKLPLSGEMEALCKMK
- a CDS encoding GlxA family transcriptional regulator, whose product is MPAAPTTAATTPSAPARSRQRRGAAPGARPSSGQHQVVCLLYPGVMSLDVTGPMQVFATANDERGRHGLPPFYQLVFAAEAAGPVRSSAGLGLHAEQAWNAVVLHPATTVLVPGGDGADAAAAHLGLRHWLTQAAPQVQRMGSVCSGALVLAQAGLLDGVHATTHWLRLKQLQRCCPDSPIDGDCLHTYDAHHPVQSRRFTSAGVTAGIDLALALVEADLGRPLALSVARHLVMFMRRPGGQAQFSPLLSPETTQAPRLAQLLEWIPGQLADDLGVERLAAQACLPPRTLARVFQRELGTTPARYVERVRLAAASQLLSQRQASVSTVARLCGFGHAETLRRSFQRHLAISPQAFAQRFGTG